A single window of Azotosporobacter soli DNA harbors:
- a CDS encoding YezD family protein: MSAGTAFVNAIVEESVRQIRFGVLTIIVQDGKVVQLERTEKFQVQAVQNKTVQAEKINATVLERVREHICQEMTGMRYGQILVKIVNGRVNQIEKTEKRRWAGACGLDGEGI; this comes from the coding sequence ATGAGTGCCGGAACTGCATTTGTCAACGCCATTGTCGAAGAATCGGTTCGTCAGATTCGCTTTGGGGTGCTGACCATCATTGTTCAAGACGGAAAAGTGGTTCAACTGGAACGTACGGAAAAATTTCAGGTGCAAGCCGTGCAAAATAAAACCGTGCAAGCGGAAAAAATAAATGCGACAGTCTTGGAGCGGGTTCGTGAACACATTTGCCAGGAAATGACCGGCATGCGTTATGGGCAAATTCTTGTGAAAATCGTCAACGGTCGCGTCAATCAGATCGAGAAAACGGAAAAACGACGCTGGGCAGGCGCGTGCGGCCTTGACGGCGAGGGAATCTGA
- the hydE gene encoding [FeFe] hydrogenase H-cluster radical SAM maturase HydE: MLRLLEKAEQTHQLTKEEIVELLSEENYDEALFASADRVRRSFVGDGVHLRGLIEFSNICKQNCLYCGLRRDNKKIRRYRLTSQEIIDFAAKAVQYGYKTVVLQSGEDDSYDVDTMTTIIRQLKEMELAVTLSLGEKSRADYAAYKAAGADRYLLRIETSDRELYEKLDPGQSWDNRYRCLLDLKELGFELGTGCLVGLPGQSLESIADDILLFAKLDADMVGIGPFIANPDTPLAQAENGAFALSRKVMALTRLLLPEANIPATTAMEALHPQGRILALQSGANVVMPNVTEGEYRKMYLLYPGKICLNDTPAHCRGCITGKINGIGRHVATDFGFRNKKNK, encoded by the coding sequence ATGCTGCGCTTACTTGAAAAAGCGGAACAGACGCATCAGCTAACGAAGGAAGAAATCGTCGAGCTGTTGTCGGAAGAAAATTATGATGAAGCTCTATTTGCTTCAGCGGATCGGGTACGCCGGAGCTTCGTCGGCGACGGCGTTCATCTGCGCGGTTTGATTGAGTTTTCTAATATTTGCAAGCAGAATTGTCTGTACTGTGGTTTGCGGCGTGATAATAAAAAAATCCGCCGCTATCGTTTAACTTCGCAAGAGATCATCGATTTCGCGGCAAAGGCGGTGCAATACGGCTATAAGACTGTCGTACTGCAGTCAGGCGAAGACGACTCTTACGACGTGGATACCATGACGACAATTATCCGGCAGCTAAAAGAAATGGAACTGGCCGTGACGCTAAGTTTGGGCGAAAAGAGTCGAGCGGATTACGCCGCCTACAAAGCGGCTGGTGCAGATCGATATTTGCTGCGCATTGAGACATCAGACAGGGAACTGTATGAAAAACTTGATCCGGGACAAAGCTGGGATAATCGCTATCGTTGTCTGCTGGATTTAAAGGAGCTTGGTTTTGAACTTGGGACAGGTTGCCTGGTCGGGCTGCCCGGACAATCGCTGGAGTCCATTGCGGATGATATCTTATTGTTTGCGAAATTAGACGCCGATATGGTTGGCATCGGACCTTTTATCGCCAATCCGGACACGCCGCTGGCTCAGGCTGAAAACGGCGCTTTTGCACTCAGTCGCAAGGTGATGGCGTTGACTCGCTTGCTGTTGCCGGAGGCCAATATTCCGGCGACAACGGCCATGGAAGCGTTGCATCCGCAAGGTCGCATCCTTGCGCTGCAAAGCGGCGCCAATGTAGTGATGCCGAATGTGACTGAAGGGGAATATCGTAAAATGTACCTGCTTTATCCCGGGAAAATTTGTTTGAACGACACGCCTGCTCATTGCCGCGGCTGCATTACCGGAAAGATTAACGGCATCGGCCGCCATGTCGCAACGGACTTTGGTTTTCGCAACAAAAAGAACAAATGA
- a CDS encoding DUF2325 domain-containing protein, giving the protein MSVMLVGGDRLESLVKCLDSFGMQTINHVSGRKKAEMRKLHIPAATSLVVVIVDYINHMTAKHIKDQAKAQGIPVLFTPNSCCSLVAKLNATNFMQ; this is encoded by the coding sequence ATGTCAGTGATGCTTGTTGGCGGCGATCGGTTGGAGAGTTTGGTAAAGTGTTTGGACAGTTTTGGCATGCAGACGATAAATCATGTCAGCGGGCGGAAAAAAGCGGAAATGAGAAAACTGCATATTCCCGCAGCAACCTCTTTAGTGGTGGTGATTGTCGACTATATCAATCATATGACGGCAAAACATATTAAAGATCAGGCGAAAGCCCAAGGGATTCCGGTTTTATTCACGCCCAATTCCTGCTGCAGCCTGGTGGCAAAATTAAACGCAACTAACTTTATGCAATGA
- a CDS encoding response regulator: MTKGSLLFVDDEQAILRALLRIFRDSEYQIHLASSGQEGLEILERNPVDLVISDMRMPVMNGQQFLSEVKERYPNVTRLILSGYSDEKETFQAVLAGTAKLYMLKPWDNDKLRATLEQIFHFKKTLENRNLLERIEKMEKLPTLPTLYHELCSLMDKEADIKEIAAKIEQDQVIALRMLRMANSALYGIQTNSVQQAISFLGLTVTKNVVLSCSVFNDMKSDKKLAGFVQSLWDHAVLSNRIMLELSKTLLRKKLKDDYSSVGIVHDIGKIALLNQFGASYIEMIEEAEKNAKTLMELEKDRYGFSHQEMGGYLLNWWNLPYSFVEAALFYHEPMQESIINREGLCLLHIADHYSWQSLRHGCVASLEENVFAKLQIEEKDCEQVVEKILAEKK, from the coding sequence ATGACAAAGGGCAGTCTTTTATTCGTTGATGATGAACAGGCAATTTTACGGGCGTTGCTTCGCATTTTTCGCGATAGTGAATATCAAATTCACTTGGCGAGCAGCGGACAGGAAGGGCTTGAAATACTGGAGCGGAATCCTGTGGACTTGGTTATCAGCGACATGCGTATGCCAGTAATGAATGGCCAACAATTTTTAAGCGAAGTAAAAGAACGGTATCCAAACGTTACGCGGCTTATTTTAAGCGGCTATTCCGATGAGAAGGAAACATTTCAAGCTGTCTTGGCTGGAACGGCAAAACTGTATATGCTAAAACCGTGGGATAATGATAAGTTACGTGCAACGCTGGAACAAATTTTTCATTTTAAAAAAACATTGGAAAACCGAAATCTCTTAGAGCGGATTGAAAAAATGGAAAAACTGCCGACTTTACCGACGCTATACCATGAATTATGCAGTTTAATGGACAAAGAGGCCGATATTAAAGAGATTGCGGCAAAGATTGAACAGGATCAAGTGATTGCATTGCGAATGCTGCGGATGGCAAATTCCGCTTTATATGGAATACAGACAAATTCAGTACAACAGGCGATATCTTTCCTCGGCCTGACGGTAACGAAAAATGTCGTTTTAAGTTGCTCTGTTTTTAACGACATGAAAAGTGATAAAAAATTGGCTGGCTTTGTACAATCCCTTTGGGACCATGCGGTGCTATCAAATCGTATCATGCTTGAATTATCAAAAACTTTGCTGAGAAAGAAGTTGAAGGATGATTATAGCAGCGTGGGAATCGTACATGATATTGGGAAAATCGCCTTGCTCAATCAATTTGGCGCATCGTATATTGAAATGATTGAAGAGGCCGAAAAAAACGCAAAGACATTGATGGAGCTGGAAAAAGATCGGTATGGATTTTCGCACCAGGAGATGGGCGGCTATCTTTTGAACTGGTGGAATTTACCGTATTCATTTGTCGAAGCGGCCTTGTTTTACCATGAACCAATGCAAGAATCAATTATAAATCGAGAAGGATTATGCCTGCTCCACATTGCCGATCATTATTCCTGGCAATCGCTTCGGCATGGTTGCGTTGCATCCTTGGAAGAGAATGTCTTTGCGAAGCTGCAAATCGAAGAAAAAGATTGCGAACAGGTTGTCGAAAAAATTCTTGCTGAGAAAAAATAG
- a CDS encoding PAS domain S-box protein, whose protein sequence is MKSAKILEEQLRFWQTLIDSIPSPIFYKDRDFRYRGCNRAFEIYTGRKRDELIGKTVAELFDITQAQIYHAKDLDLFTDGGEQRYEAALRYADGSLHEVAFYKSLYYNENKELEGLVGIILDITERKQAENRLRDINEKLEKIVEERTQHIQSINLQLQHEVDVAKKMANDLAKSEEKFHKAFDYCADAIGIVRRVDRRYLEVNETFLRIFGYEKKDVIGHSSSEFNLWMDNEDREISYKKLTRDGRVHDQEAVWVTISGERRVGLHSSEVIEMDGEECVLFVWHDISERKKVEEELQQTKQELERKVVERTWELSENIKRLTQAQEQIVLSEKMAGIGQLAAGVAHELNNPMGFVKSNFQTMDEYVGVLSQAFEKYKRLRMLSEQSGVEELQKMSCEVAAFEQEKSVGFILTDFEEICRDAKEGIARASEIITALRAFSRVDSDGKVDEYDLNEGVRTTLMIARNETKYVATVELKLMEVPAVLALGGQINQVILNIVVNAAQAIKSAEIKDGKICVTSEYDEKYVRCSISNNGPAIPEKIRARIFEPFFTTKPVGQGTGIGLSLSYDIIVNRHKGNLYFNSTEQNGTTFVIELPITSN, encoded by the coding sequence ATGAAATCAGCCAAAATACTGGAGGAGCAATTGCGTTTTTGGCAAACGTTGATTGACTCGATTCCAAGTCCAATTTTTTACAAAGATCGCGATTTTCGCTATCGTGGTTGCAACCGAGCTTTTGAAATATATACAGGACGAAAACGTGATGAATTGATTGGCAAAACGGTGGCAGAGTTGTTTGATATTACTCAGGCGCAGATTTATCATGCGAAGGATTTGGATTTGTTTACCGACGGAGGAGAGCAACGCTATGAAGCTGCGTTGCGTTATGCAGACGGTTCGTTGCATGAAGTGGCGTTCTATAAATCGCTCTATTACAATGAAAATAAAGAATTAGAAGGACTGGTCGGTATTATCTTGGATATTACCGAACGAAAACAGGCCGAGAACCGGTTGCGCGACATAAATGAGAAGTTGGAAAAAATCGTCGAGGAGCGAACGCAGCATATTCAGAGCATAAATTTGCAGTTGCAGCATGAAGTAGATGTTGCAAAAAAAATGGCGAATGATCTTGCTAAGTCAGAGGAAAAGTTTCATAAGGCTTTTGATTATTGCGCTGATGCGATCGGGATTGTTCGGCGCGTTGACCGCCGATACCTAGAGGTGAATGAGACTTTTTTGAGAATCTTTGGCTATGAAAAAAAAGATGTCATCGGACATTCTTCCAGCGAGTTTAATCTGTGGATGGATAATGAAGACAGAGAGATATCGTATAAAAAGCTGACTAGAGACGGGCGTGTTCATGATCAGGAAGCGGTGTGGGTGACCATAAGCGGTGAAAGACGAGTGGGCTTGCATTCCAGTGAAGTCATTGAAATGGATGGAGAAGAATGTGTGCTGTTTGTCTGGCATGATATCAGTGAACGAAAGAAGGTCGAAGAGGAATTACAGCAAACCAAACAGGAACTGGAACGCAAGGTGGTCGAACGGACCTGGGAACTGTCGGAAAATATTAAACGATTGACGCAAGCGCAGGAACAAATCGTGTTAAGCGAGAAAATGGCAGGCATCGGGCAACTGGCAGCTGGCGTAGCGCATGAATTGAATAATCCGATGGGTTTCGTTAAGAGTAATTTTCAAACGATGGATGAATATGTCGGCGTGCTGTCGCAGGCATTTGAAAAATACAAAAGGCTACGGATGCTAAGCGAGCAGTCCGGAGTAGAAGAATTGCAAAAAATGAGTTGCGAAGTAGCTGCATTTGAGCAGGAAAAAAGTGTGGGATTTATCTTGACGGACTTTGAGGAAATTTGCCGTGACGCAAAGGAAGGGATTGCCAGGGCTAGTGAAATTATTACGGCGCTACGAGCTTTTTCGCGCGTGGACAGTGATGGTAAGGTGGACGAATACGATTTGAACGAAGGTGTGCGAACCACATTGATGATTGCCCGCAATGAAACGAAATATGTTGCAACAGTAGAACTGAAGTTAATGGAAGTTCCCGCAGTGCTTGCTTTGGGCGGGCAGATTAATCAAGTGATACTCAACATAGTGGTCAATGCGGCGCAGGCAATCAAGAGTGCTGAAATAAAGGACGGGAAAATTTGCGTGACTAGCGAATATGATGAAAAATATGTACGTTGCAGCATTAGCAATAATGGACCGGCAATTCCAGAAAAAATAAGGGCGCGTATTTTTGAGCCGTTCTTTACAACGAAACCAGTGGGTCAGGGGACTGGAATTGGCTTGAGTCTCTCTTATGACATCATTGTTAATCGTCATAAGGGAAACCTTTATTTTAACAGTACCGAGCAGAACGGAACGACGTTTGTAATTGAACTTCCTATAACAAGTAACTGA
- a CDS encoding polysaccharide biosynthesis/export family protein, whose product MKSLMIVMVIAVVLVILPAKVSAENYVLRPGDVISVDIVSSADISGVFGTPSRSSTSSGLGFGGLTLQEVTVRPDGMVSIPLVGEVNVDGMSPSEVSAFIVERLNRYLVEPPNVSVNLVKVHMTRIYVLGQVNHPGAFELGKNISLVDAIAMAGGWTDGAAKKKISIIRKNMQVEPTKVNLLDVLEKGDTSKNLVLNEGDIVYLSSNGKIDFIRDIVPFINTSYEIRHY is encoded by the coding sequence GTGAAAAGTCTGATGATAGTTATGGTTATCGCAGTAGTCTTAGTAATTTTACCAGCAAAAGTATCAGCGGAAAATTATGTTTTACGGCCAGGTGATGTTATTAGTGTCGATATCGTGAGTTCGGCCGATATTAGCGGAGTTTTTGGGACGCCAAGTCGCAGTAGTACGTCCAGTGGCTTGGGGTTCGGTGGGTTGACGTTGCAGGAGGTTACGGTTCGTCCGGATGGAATGGTTTCGATTCCATTGGTTGGCGAAGTAAATGTGGATGGAATGTCTCCGAGTGAGGTTTCAGCGTTTATTGTTGAACGGTTGAATCGGTATCTTGTAGAGCCGCCAAATGTAAGTGTGAATTTAGTGAAAGTCCATATGACTAGAATCTACGTGTTGGGGCAGGTAAACCATCCGGGAGCATTTGAACTAGGGAAAAATATCAGTTTAGTAGATGCGATAGCCATGGCAGGTGGTTGGACGGATGGCGCGGCCAAGAAAAAGATATCTATTATTCGTAAGAACATGCAGGTTGAACCGACGAAGGTAAACTTACTGGATGTGCTTGAAAAGGGCGATACCAGCAAAAATTTGGTGTTGAACGAGGGCGATATTGTGTATTTGAGCAGCAATGGAAAAATTGATTTTATTAGAGATATTGTACCGTTTATCAATACCTCATATGAAATCAGGCATTATTAG
- a CDS encoding GumC family protein, whose amino-acid sequence MDSEQFELKDMLAILKRRRRVIYYSILLTVSIAILINMFSATLYESTVSLRVKYYRGPNENVITMAPDDLLRQQIFTYVEIIKSRTVVEAVIERYYRDRDVKPSYEEVVRTINTRLVNGTQILQLSVLAESPEMAQNMTNILLEEFIMRLTEIVRSEGKDARTFIGERMEESKRNLEKIEKTMIKYKKEHDVVAVSDQTKSLIDMQADLKKLALENSLNLEQAQAKLVSTKKQMAGPQAEFMADSQQIQLYRTRLAEQEVELVSLLKVFREEHPKVTATKAIITETRQKLNEEIAHVAKAEIPSSNPVFQNLLQTKLQAEADIAVANAKRNALEQTNSEQDKELKALPDKEQEMARLMRDYKVAEDAYNALAKRYEDARIDELTQPTNVQVVDRAGMPTRPARPRVILNLVVAMVMGLCGGVIWAFMLDYCCKTIDNPEDVQRHLGLRVIGSIPSQENKKESLWRRLLKKLTTKKTRRRQM is encoded by the coding sequence GTGGATAGTGAACAATTTGAATTGAAAGATATGCTGGCGATATTGAAACGACGACGCAGGGTGATTTATTACTCGATACTGTTGACAGTTTCAATTGCAATATTGATTAATATGTTTTCTGCTACGTTATATGAATCTACAGTAAGTTTGCGTGTGAAATATTATCGCGGTCCTAATGAAAATGTGATTACAATGGCGCCGGATGATTTGTTGCGGCAGCAAATTTTCACTTATGTTGAAATTATCAAGAGCCGGACAGTGGTGGAGGCGGTGATTGAACGTTATTATCGCGATCGTGATGTAAAACCATCATATGAAGAGGTGGTCAGGACAATCAATACACGATTGGTCAATGGTACGCAGATTTTGCAGCTAAGCGTATTGGCCGAGTCGCCGGAAATGGCACAGAACATGACCAATATATTACTAGAAGAATTTATCATGCGTTTGACGGAAATTGTCCGCTCTGAAGGCAAGGATGCTAGGACTTTTATTGGAGAGCGGATGGAAGAAAGTAAGCGAAACTTGGAAAAAATAGAAAAAACAATGATCAAGTATAAAAAAGAACATGATGTGGTTGCCGTCAGTGATCAAACAAAAAGTTTGATCGATATGCAGGCAGATTTGAAGAAATTGGCATTGGAGAATTCGCTTAATCTAGAGCAAGCCCAAGCGAAGTTGGTTAGCACGAAAAAACAGATGGCTGGTCCACAGGCCGAATTTATGGCAGATAGCCAACAAATACAGCTTTACCGAACTCGCTTAGCGGAGCAGGAAGTTGAATTGGTTAGTTTGTTAAAGGTGTTCAGAGAGGAACATCCTAAGGTAACGGCGACAAAAGCGATTATTACGGAGACACGGCAAAAGTTAAATGAAGAAATCGCACATGTGGCAAAGGCGGAAATTCCGTCCAGCAATCCGGTGTTTCAAAATCTCTTGCAGACAAAGCTGCAGGCGGAAGCGGATATTGCAGTTGCCAATGCTAAGCGAAACGCGCTGGAGCAGACGAATTCAGAGCAGGATAAGGAATTGAAAGCGTTGCCGGATAAGGAACAGGAAATGGCAAGACTGATGCGCGACTATAAGGTGGCGGAAGACGCGTACAATGCGCTGGCCAAGAGATATGAAGATGCTCGCATTGATGAGTTGACGCAACCTACGAATGTGCAGGTAGTTGACCGCGCTGGCATGCCGACCAGACCAGCGCGCCCGAGAGTCATTTTGAATCTGGTGGTTGCTATGGTGATGGGATTGTGCGGCGGCGTGATCTGGGCATTCATGTTGGATTATTGTTGCAAAACAATTGATAATCCCGAAGATGTGCAAAGACATTTGGGGCTGCGTGTTATTGGAAGTATTCCAAGTCAAGAAAACAAGAAAGAATCTTTATGGCGCAGACTTTTGAAGAAGCTTACGACGAAAAAGACGAGGAGGCGGCAAATGTGA
- a CDS encoding CpsD/CapB family tyrosine-protein kinase → MTVAKRYMVNDREQSPLGEAFWALKNCILEVQEDGACKTILVTGIGDGEGAAIVAANMAAFLARSGRSVVLVDADLRQPVIHKIFGFGLQAGELVAAIHGEKELTAVLRPSGIYNLKLLTNGEKYQGNPVSLLSDEMTKKIIRQLRETADFVVINSSPLTFSAHKVISDACILASKVDGVVMVLDAHGIRTTVAQKAVELLKGARANIIGAVLNDVKNEQDFIYHVEELKQENCGQ, encoded by the coding sequence GTGACTGTAGCAAAAAGATATATGGTTAATGATCGTGAACAGTCACCGTTGGGGGAGGCGTTTTGGGCGCTTAAGAATTGCATTTTAGAGGTGCAAGAAGACGGGGCGTGTAAAACGATTTTAGTAACAGGGATTGGTGATGGCGAAGGAGCTGCCATTGTTGCTGCAAACATGGCTGCGTTTTTGGCCCGAAGCGGCAGGAGTGTCGTACTCGTTGATGCGGATTTACGCCAACCGGTTATACATAAGATTTTTGGTTTTGGTCTGCAAGCCGGTGAACTTGTTGCAGCCATACATGGCGAAAAAGAATTGACAGCTGTTTTGCGCCCGTCGGGAATTTACAATCTGAAATTGTTGACTAACGGGGAAAAGTATCAAGGTAATCCAGTAAGCCTATTGTCAGATGAAATGACAAAGAAAATAATCAGGCAATTGAGAGAAACGGCCGATTTTGTAGTGATAAACAGTTCGCCGCTGACATTTTCAGCGCATAAAGTAATCTCGGATGCTTGCATACTAGCTTCGAAAGTAGATGGAGTAGTGATGGTGTTAGATGCGCATGGCATACGGACAACGGTAGCCCAAAAAGCGGTAGAGTTACTGAAAGGCGCACGGGCAAACATTATTGGTGCGGTGTTGAACGATGTGAAAAATGAACAGGATTTTATTTATCATGTTGAGGAACTAAAGCAGGAAAATTGTGGACAATAG
- a CDS encoding nucleoside-diphosphate sugar epimerase/dehydratase produces the protein MRRKILAFFLMLNDAASVVIASFFALLCRLDGVMDSPFYMNLFNAEPTIIVVSLLTFHLFGLYNRLWRYAGVSELMRIVVSVTTSSLMLGLGMIAGSVVLPRSLPIISWLFTLGFICANRLAIRMVYRFVLHKDSKIGLPTRVLIIGAGDTGVMIAKEIQLRQYEEKKVIGFVDDSTYKLNQVLAGVKVLGNRFALTEIIKQHNVEEVIIAMPSAPSDVIRDIILACKSKLCLVKTIPGIYELIEGAESAQQLREVDLEDLLRRDPVKLDLLQISQVLKGKRVLVTGAGGSIGSELCRQIAKMAPASLMLLGKGENSIYEIHTELCEKKPELLLKTVIADVRDAARLNEVFDEYKPQVIFHAAAHKHVPLMEAQPVEAVRNNIFGTKTVAEAADKFGAEIFVMISTDKAINPTSVMGATKRIAELIIQDMNQMSATKFVAVRFGNVLGSRGSVVPLFKRQIAKGGPVTITHPDVCRYFMTIPEASQLVLQAGAMANGGEVFVLDMGEPIKIVDMACDLIKLSGLTPYADIEIKFTGLRPGEKMFEELLTEDEGTKASKHKKIFVANLKEIEAKKLMGVLAELKNSMDKQTIIDAVTKLVPSYRWTANEESGKNSLKTVEEKQRESNGKYREIKGVS, from the coding sequence ATGCGACGCAAGATCTTGGCTTTTTTTCTAATGCTGAATGATGCAGCAAGTGTTGTAATAGCTTCGTTTTTTGCATTGCTTTGCAGGCTGGATGGGGTAATGGACAGTCCGTTTTATATGAATTTATTCAATGCTGAACCGACTATAATTGTGGTCAGTTTATTGACATTCCATTTATTTGGTTTGTATAACCGCTTATGGCGCTATGCTGGAGTCAGTGAATTGATGAGGATCGTTGTTTCAGTAACAACAAGTTCGCTAATGCTCGGGCTGGGTATGATCGCGGGTAGTGTAGTTTTGCCGCGCAGCCTGCCAATCATAAGTTGGCTGTTCACATTGGGATTTATCTGTGCCAACCGTCTGGCTATCCGCATGGTATATCGCTTTGTTCTGCACAAGGATAGTAAGATTGGCTTGCCGACCAGAGTGCTGATTATTGGAGCAGGCGATACGGGAGTTATGATTGCCAAGGAAATCCAACTGAGACAATATGAGGAGAAAAAAGTGATCGGCTTTGTGGATGATTCCACATATAAATTGAATCAGGTGTTGGCTGGCGTAAAGGTGTTGGGGAATCGATTTGCTTTGACGGAAATTATTAAACAACATAATGTGGAAGAGGTCATTATTGCAATGCCATCAGCCCCGAGCGACGTGATTCGTGACATCATTCTGGCGTGTAAGAGTAAGCTGTGTTTGGTCAAAACCATCCCGGGAATTTATGAACTCATTGAAGGGGCAGAGAGTGCACAGCAATTGCGTGAAGTTGATCTGGAAGATTTACTGCGGCGTGATCCGGTGAAATTAGATTTACTGCAAATTTCCCAGGTGCTAAAAGGAAAACGGGTATTGGTTACGGGTGCTGGCGGTTCAATCGGATCGGAGCTTTGTCGGCAAATTGCCAAGATGGCTCCAGCTAGTTTGATGCTGCTTGGAAAAGGGGAAAACAGTATTTATGAAATTCACACGGAGTTGTGTGAAAAAAAACCGGAACTTCTGCTCAAAACAGTTATTGCGGATGTTCGGGATGCAGCAAGGCTCAATGAGGTGTTTGATGAATATAAGCCGCAAGTTATCTTTCATGCAGCGGCCCATAAACATGTGCCGCTCATGGAAGCGCAGCCGGTAGAGGCGGTTCGCAATAATATCTTTGGCACGAAAACGGTAGCGGAGGCGGCAGATAAATTTGGTGCAGAAATTTTCGTTATGATTTCGACGGATAAAGCTATCAATCCTACCAGTGTGATGGGGGCGACGAAACGAATTGCGGAATTAATTATTCAAGATATGAATCAGATGAGTGCGACTAAATTCGTGGCAGTACGTTTTGGCAATGTACTGGGCAGTCGCGGTAGCGTCGTGCCGCTATTCAAAAGACAGATTGCCAAAGGGGGGCCGGTTACAATTACGCATCCGGATGTTTGTAGGTATTTTATGACGATTCCGGAGGCAAGTCAGTTGGTTCTACAGGCTGGTGCGATGGCAAACGGTGGAGAAGTGTTTGTGCTCGATATGGGTGAGCCGATCAAAATTGTTGATATGGCCTGTGATTTAATCAAACTGTCTGGGCTTACTCCGTATGCCGATATTGAGATCAAGTTTACCGGATTGCGGCCAGGCGAAAAAATGTTTGAAGAGTTGCTTACTGAGGATGAGGGAACGAAGGCTAGTAAACATAAAAAAATATTTGTCGCAAACTTAAAAGAGATTGAAGCGAAGAAATTGATGGGCGTATTGGCGGAATTGAAAAATAGCATGGATAAACAGACGATCATTGATGCGGTAACAAAATTAGTGCCCTCATATCGCTGGACTGCCAATGAAGAATCGGGTAAAAATTCGCTCAAGACAGTAGAGGAGAAGCAACGTGAATCAAATGGAAAATATCGTGAAATCAAAGGCGTATCTTAA
- a CDS encoding nucleotide sugar dehydrogenase: MENIVKSKAYLKTLQKKIVNKEAIVGVVGLGYVGLPLAVEKAKVGFTVIGFDRNEKRVAQVNNGNNYIKDVKDEDLKRIIDEKKMTATTDFAQLASVDVVVICVPTPLTITRDPDVSYIINVTNEIAKYWKQGQLVTLESTTYPGTTEEIILPRLAASGWEVGMDFFLAFSPERVDPGNLRFTTQNTSKVVGGITTNCLHVATSFYEQTISNVVPVASTAIAEMTKVFENTYRAVNIALVNEMMLLCDRMGIDVWDVVDAAATKPFGIQTFYPGPGVGGHCIPIDPFYLTWKAREYDFHTRFIELAGEINIQASYHVVSKVSQVLSKEKKALNGAKVLLIGVAYKKDIDDYRESPAIKVMDLLLKEKVDVTYYDPFIPKLLVHAPYTWEMDSVSLDKAVLTQADCVLITTEHSGIDYNFIAMHARLIVDARNACKSVDAAYKEKISKI; this comes from the coding sequence ATGGAAAATATCGTGAAATCAAAGGCGTATCTTAAGACTTTACAAAAAAAAATAGTGAATAAAGAGGCAATCGTAGGTGTTGTAGGTTTGGGCTACGTCGGTTTGCCGTTAGCCGTTGAAAAAGCAAAAGTAGGCTTTACGGTCATCGGCTTTGATCGAAATGAAAAACGCGTCGCACAAGTAAACAATGGAAACAACTACATTAAAGACGTTAAGGATGAGGATCTGAAAAGAATAATCGATGAAAAAAAAATGACGGCGACAACCGATTTTGCTCAGTTGGCTAGCGTAGATGTGGTAGTAATCTGTGTTCCGACGCCGCTTACGATTACGCGTGACCCTGATGTTTCCTACATTATCAATGTTACAAATGAGATAGCGAAATATTGGAAGCAAGGACAGCTGGTCACTTTGGAGAGTACGACATATCCAGGTACTACTGAAGAAATTATTTTGCCGCGATTGGCGGCGAGCGGTTGGGAAGTCGGCATGGATTTTTTCCTTGCCTTTTCGCCAGAACGAGTTGATCCGGGGAATTTGCGCTTTACTACGCAGAATACTTCAAAAGTGGTGGGCGGCATAACGACTAACTGCTTGCATGTTGCTACTTCTTTTTATGAACAGACAATCAGCAATGTGGTTCCGGTCGCATCAACGGCAATTGCAGAGATGACAAAAGTCTTTGAGAATACCTACCGAGCGGTAAATATTGCATTAGTGAATGAAATGATGTTGTTGTGCGACAGAATGGGTATTGATGTATGGGATGTAGTCGATGCTGCAGCGACCAAGCCATTCGGTATTCAAACTTTTTATCCAGGGCCGGGTGTGGGCGGGCATTGTATTCCGATTGATCCGTTTTATCTGACATGGAAAGCACGAGAATATGATTTTCACACGCGATTCATCGAACTGGCCGGTGAAATAAATATACAGGCGTCATACCACGTGGTCAGTAAAGTGAGCCAAGTCCTCAGTAAAGAAAAAAAGGCGTTAAATGGAGCGAAAGTTTTATTGATAGGTGTAGCTTATAAGAAGGATATTGATGATTATCGCGAGTCGCCTGCTATCAAGGTTATGGATCTGCTGCTGAAGGAAAAGGTGGATGTGACATACTACGATCCTTTTATACCTAAGTTGTTGGTGCATGCTCCATATACCTGGGAGATGGATAGTGTTTCGCTGGACAAAGCAGTGTTAACGCAAGCTGATTGCGTCTTAATAACGACAGAGCATAGCGGTATTGATTACAATTTCATAGCAATGCATGCCCGACTGATTGTTGATGCCCGTAACGCATGTAAGTCAGTGGATGCGGCCTATAAAGAAAAAATTTCAAAAATATAG